Part of the Quercus robur chromosome 5, dhQueRobu3.1, whole genome shotgun sequence genome, attcaaaacaagtgattCCTTAAGTAGAATGGgactccttcccttctctctttttgaagtcctttttatattttccaaaacTTAGGAACTTCcctttttcaacaaattttccaCTGTTCTTGAACTTTAGGAATTTTCAGAAATTCTTTGCTAGATAAGCAACTTCTTTCTCAACACCATCCTTATTCGAAGCATCGTGAGCTTCTGCCCTTTCATTAATAGTCTTAAGTGCAAGGGATTTGCTTTTCCTTTGTGAGGGCAATGATAACTCATAAGTTTGAAGGGAGCCAATCTGTTCTTGGACTTTGatatcatcaaggtccttgctttCCTCAATTGCTGTGACTTTTGCACAAAAGCTCTCCAGCAATGAACGAAGAATTTTCCTAACTACTTTcaagtcctccgttttctctcccaagttGAACTTGCCAATGACCActtcattcagcttgctatagaaagagtctcAAGACTCGCCCTCACTCATTTTCAGCTCCTtaaaccgagtggttagcatctacaacttggtgtctttcacctTCTTTGTTCCTTTataagtggtctccaatatctcccatgcctCCTTGGCAACAGTGATGTGAGATATCCTATGGAACTCATTTGGAGATACACCGCAAAAATAGCGTTTTGTGCTTTAATATTCGCATTAGACGCCGCGagagctgccttatcccatgtggatttggcagTCTCCGGCCTAGTTCATCCAATATCAATGGCATCCCAAAAAGTTTCATCTATTGAACATAAAAATGCCCTCATTTGGACtttccaaaaggcataattgctaccatcaaaatatggtagCGCATTTAAAGATTGAGACTGGTCCATCTCAAAGAGGGGTCAAGGATCGCACtaaggtatttaaaccacaatgagtgcacccgctctgataccaattgaatgctCTAAATTGTGTgcaaacacaagagctgttcaAACCCCAAGATAAAAATTAcagctcgatagattttactctaacttatactaagtgcggaaaagAGTAAAAGCGAGTGGATGAACaaataaactactctaagccataaacaatataacacagcagtaatatgaaagctaaaagagtagggaagaaggatgcaaacacaagataacacgcttgatgtgttatcgaagaggaaactgaagaactcggcgaaaaacctctccgctgccctccaagtagtaatcaatccactagataatcagttgggatacatgggttagcaagagacccttcaagcctaatctacccaatgtatctaagcccttcaagctcctactccaataaggctacttggaaccgtgtcttgtctagctctccggatcccgcaacaagcaccatgttgcatctgccatccttggcttcttccaatgcttcccaacagcaccaaattctcacttgacactctgacagggtgtggtaagtgtttgggctatcaacctctcaatgatatGGAAATGGACAGGTAAGAGTTGAGGAAATCCACAAGCAAATGTGTAGAGATATGTGGGTATagcaatctctaactctcaaggtttttggctagggttttctctcagaagcacccTCAACaattgtgggtaatgtgggtatatatagtgtgggtacagaaagtgtgtattagATAGTACAGACTGGCTGAACAGAATGTTTCAtgggtgtctcgcgggaaggccttacccgcgagatactcgcgaaaCACAGCTGTCTTCAactgtcctgactcttcgcattccaatcatgtgtagggcacatgcatcatttcgtgggatgcttagtcgcgagatACCCGCGAAAACCCTTTTgtcttcaatagcttgagtcttcacactctctctctattacacaacccttacaattaaatctcacaataaatacaaggtaaaacagattgaatgaaattacaatcaaatttggcacgaaataaatccaacaaaacacatagttgtaaattacaactttacaattacATTTCATTGTCTCTATGTAAAACTCCTTGaatttatgtttctttcttgcaatttttttttaatttttttttgtattatctaattatgagatttttaaattttcaccTATGGTTTgtcttttgtaaaaaataaaagtttccCACACATTGTGTGGGTTAtaagctagtatatataaaagcagagaccttaTACGGGAAAACATGAGGTTCTGCCATGTAGCGCCTTCTTTGATagccatctaatttttttatttttttgttcaagtTACACCTTATCTATTACTTATCACTCCTCATCACTCCTCTCTCTCAAGTCTTAGTTGactaaaataacttttaaactTTCAAGTATACCATTAATTgtttaataaagaaagaaaaaaaaaaaaccattaattcAGCTCTTCTACATCTAACCCTTCAGTTGCCTTTCTCTTGCAATTATCTAAGTTATATAGCTCTTCTACATCTAACCCTTTAGTTGCCCACCTCTTTCAATTATCTAAGTTATATGTTAATTAGTACACTTCCTTTAGCCATGAGTCTCCTTTTACAatcacttctctttttttctttttctttttctttttcttttttttttccttttttttttcctaaaatctTTAGCTACAAGTTTTTCAGCAATCACATTTTTATAACTCAAATTCTTGATGTATTGTTGGATAGATTCGGCTTGAAATGAGTAAATCCTATGGCAAAATTGCGGTTTTGCATTCTAGAATCTGTAAAGTTCAAACATGGCGAGTaagggtttgaaattttattctttttctcctttttattcTAGAAAAGTGATTGTGTTCTTGGCTAAGAGGAAACACAAATAGTGTGCTTTAACTAATAtaaactaaattaatttttgttgttgttatgaATCTAATATTAGAGTTTGCAATAGAGGGTTAGGTTTTAATTGTGTTGTTATCAATTCAATATTAGAGTTTGCAATTTTGATGTGTTGGGTGTTTTGTTGGAATTATTAtagacaaataaaaagaaatggttTATGAAATCCTATGACAAGGGCAATGGCAAGGAATCCAATCATATCCAATTGATCTCTCTCCACACCTTTGCAAATACCACAAATATATCATCATAATTGGAATGTCCCTTTGaggtcaattttatttttcccgtTGTTTTCGTTGggatgttatttttaattttagtaatcAACTggggtttatttttatttttcgggGACAATAATCATCATATGCAAAGGTTAAAATCTAGAGCATCTTATCATAACTATTAGTATACATCCTTTTCTTACTTTCCAACTTCCATTCACGTAACTAAAACTTATGGGGTTGAATAATGACTATCCTCGATTAAAATCTCATTTCAACTACTGCTAGGCATTAGCCACCTATTGGTACTATAGTGCTCAAAGGCCCTATAGGGAATTTTTGGTTTAACTATTTATTATTGCTAGATATCAACACAGCACAAATTTCATCTTTCGTGTGCATTTTAATTTagtcttctttctcttttgaattTAACTTGCTCTTTGTCAATGTTCATTCTTTGTTGTTAATTAATTATATGCTTTTGATTCCATAAAACATTTGGATATTAATGTTTTCATTCTTAATCAATTTTGAGTGTTATTTGGATGTAGTTAAGCATCAATGTAGTAGACCTCATGTTAGTTTATGTGTTTCTTATTGTACTTTGTGCAAGAAGGTGAATTAAAAGGTCTGAGTTTACATGAGTAGGAGATGAACTTTATGCAATCTTCTGTAGAAAGTGGATCATTTAGACAATGAGACAATAACACATTAAAGAATGTAAATTCCATCCATGTTTTCCAGCTATGAGAAATTGAGGAATTTCATATTTGAAAGCTTTAAAGGGGCAACCGAATATAAATGTTCTTGGAATTACTTTTTAACCATTGTTGTTTGTGACTTTCAAATGACTGCATATTGCAAATTGTCATGTTGATACTAGTTTGGGATACttacaaaaaataacaaagaatgTTGCCAAATCTAAATTTCGCAGATTTGGCATTGACTACACTcaatagaatttttaattttaatattaagctttaataagattttattatgGTTAGGAACTAGGGTTTGGTTTGAATTTAGTTCTACTATTAAAACTTTGTTAATTAAACATGACTAACAATAATTGTATTAATGAATGCAAGGggttaaaaaatatgttttttacaaaatatttcgtAATGCAGCACGTATCGTGTGAGATATCGGCTAGTGTTTGGTAAAAGGGTAAGAGGGTGAGAGTTCCCAAATGTGTCTGGCTGTTACGCTGCACCCATCATAAATATCATTCCATTTATTGTGATCCTTTTGGGTTATAATTTCTCGTGAAATGGGGGGTATTGGACAAACTTGACACGAGTAGCTTAATTTACCAAAAGGAAACATaccattttatttctttcaaagaaaagaaagaaacaacagTAATGAACTGGCCAAATGGTGAATTTTCGAACACAATTTATGAGATATCATGCAACAATTCTTAATTCCCTCATGGCCTGATGATTGATGATATTGATGCATACAATGGTGGTCAGTAGCTTTGGCCCATGATTTTGACTTACGTGATTTCTATTCAGTCAAGGAAACattaaaggagaaaaagaaggggAGGCAATCATGTTCTGCATTTAAATATGGAATAAATTGTCTGATGAAATAGAAATCGCATTAATTACTATGGTTATGGTGGACCTACCTGCTCTACCGGTACAAGCAGGAAAAGTATCCCTTAAATGAAAATTTACTAAGTTGAAGACAAATATATATCCGTTGTCTTCCTTCCTATCAAATTTGCTTTACCAATTCATATCAATTTTGTAAGGCACTTCGACTACAAATAATAGAACCAAGAAACATGCACCTCAAATTATCCACTTTGTTGCATACCCTCGAAGACTTTATATTTCATGAATTGACTGCCAAATTTTAATGCAATTTCTCAAAGATGGCAGCTTGCTTTTCTCAAATATCTGCTTTCAATGATCCAAGAGTGCAGCTGAGAGTAGTACAAAATACATTGAAgttaatattttaaaactattGCAGAACAAGATCATCAAGCTGCTTTATCAAGAGCTTAAAACCAAGGCAACTTAACATTGAAAGATGACCAGAAATAACTTCTGAATGATAACACCCATAGTGACACGTGCCGTTTTGTTCACACCAAGCAAAAGCACCAGACAACTTCCAAACTTTTGAAAGCACCTTTCTCAAATCTTAACATGGAGAATCATTTCTTCCGAAacaaggagaaaagaaaaataatttctagtAGCTTTTtgacaaagaagagaaaacttgGAAGCAACTTGCAGCAGCTACCATGTAAACGTAGCTTGTATAGTGAACCAGATAAAAGATGAGTAGGCtacaatttcaaataaaaaagcctaaatttttttccaatttaaatAAGTCCTCATCAGAACTTGGAAAACTTAACACAAGAAACAAGCAGACCATGAACTTGAGCCAACAATATTTGCATTTACCaagtggcaaaaaaaaaaaaagaaatcagtAATCTAATGTACATACAACAATGTAATTCTCACAGGGTCACAGTAGACACACACCTGAATCTGTTCACTGATAACAGCTACCAATCATCACTCCTGTATATTACACTCAGCATGAACCCAATAAGACAtggtaaagaaaaagtaaatcaACATTAGGATCCAGAGTTTACTCTGCATTTGACTTCTGTTTTCTCCTTGACCTACTGAACAATTTGGAAGATGGGGGAGGAGAAAACTCAAGTGGGAGTGGTGGGTGATCCATCTCCCCTTTCAATATCTTAACTATTTCACCAATATCTGGCCGCAACTCTGGCAATTTCTGTAAGCAAGTGAGAGCCAGGTTTATACACAAGCCTGCCTGGTCCTTATTATAATCATCTTTCAACCTCTCATCCACAAGTTCTAAAACATTTCCCACTTGAGCTAACTGACGACACCAGCTTATTAAGTTTGCTTTCTCAAGCTTCATTGGGGAGGCAAGAACATGTAATGGCCTTCGACCAGATACAATCACAAGAATCAAAACTCCTAGACTGTAAATATCAGCCTTCTCCATTAAGTACCCGCACCCACCATATTCTGGTGCCACATAGCACAAAGTCCCTCTCATACTTGTGGTACTGCTAAGTTCACGACTAAAGAGATCTCCACTCCACATGTCACTGCCAATAGAACGGCTGCTCTTTTTCTTCCATCCCCTTCTAAAACTGAACTCCCCATTTGGATCACATTCATTTTGACATTGCTCCCCAAAGTTCTTTCGTCTATGGAAGTAAAACTGTCTACCAAGACCAAAATGTGGTATTTTGAAGCCTTTCCTCCACTTGGTTTCAAGATTTTTAAGCTTACTACTCTTCTTGCTAATCTCATCAAGGTGCTCTTCTTTCCACCACTCTTGTATctttctctgcttcttcttACGACTTCTCTTGCCCCTTGACTCTTTTTTCTCCAACCCTTTATCAAGATCTTCAAATCCAATTTCTTGTAATTGGGGATCATTCACATCTTCTAATTTATCTAACGGAGTCGAATCATCCAAGTTATTTTGCTCAGGAACactcttcttttcttcatccCAATCAGGATTTGTTGTTGGGCAAATCTGACTCCCTATCCACTCCATAACATAATCCTTACTACACAATTCACCACTCCCATCCTGCCTCCACCACCAATCCTTCCCCCATTGTTTTGTATCAGCCTCCTCATCAACACCCGAAAATGCATTACAATTCAACTCCTTACTATGATAAATGCTAGAAAAGTCATCATCATAAGGCACAAATCTATTATTCCAATCATCCCCACCAATGTCTACTACTGAGACCTCCTTCCCTTTTGCACTACAAGGCTTAATATCACTCTCATTTGCCATGTTAGCATTATAATTCGAAGAATTCAAGTTTAAAGCTCTAACATTATAAGACATCTTACTATTTTTGGATGAAGAGGAAGCTTGTAAAGCAAGAGCAAAATCTACCTCATGAGCACTCTCCACAGGAGTAGCAGTAGCTGGTGTCTCTGCAGCCAAATTCCCTGAAAGCTCTTGGCTCTTCCCCAAGTCCTGGCTGAACAAATCCACACCAAACTCACCCTCCACCTTAATCCTTGACAAACCAAAATCCGAAATCCTTGCCCGACACTCAGAATCAAGCAAAACATTGCTGGGCTTAATATCACCATGAATCACTGGTGGATCACATCCAAGGTGCAAGAATTCTAGAGCTCTAGCAACGTCCAATATTATGTCAAACCTCCTTTCCCAACTCAAACCCAAACACCCATCTCCAAAAAGTGATTCTTGCAGGCTCTTATTGGGCATATACTCATAAACCAACACTCTTTTGTTCTTTTCCACACAGTATCCCAATAGTGTGACTAAAAATGGTGACCTTAGGCCACCAAGAATCTGCAGCTCATTCTGGAACTCTCTCTCTGACTGCAAAGAAAGAGTGTCCAAACGCTTTATAGCGATGAGTTTACCATCTCTGAGTATTCCTCTAAACACAGTACCTGACCCACCTTTGCCTATGACATTGGCAGTGTCAAAGGCATTGGTGGCTTGCTTTAGCTCTCTGTATGAGAATCTTTGGAGCTTGAGAGGAGCACTGGAGTCAAAGGGGATGGTTTTAGCTCTGTGTACAAGGGAGTGCCAGATGTGATAAAGAAAGTAAAGGATTGAGAGGAATATAACAATGGAAGCTGAGATGGTCAGGGTCAAGAACAAGACCCTGGTTCTGGTGAAGAAACTTGGAGCTGGAGAAGTGAAGCTAGGAGTTGGAGCTAAGGGTCTTGAAGGCATGGTGGGGTGGTTTGGGTTTTTGGAGGTTAGTGGGTTTGGTTTGGtaacaagaaatgaagaagaacAAATGGGCATGGAATTGACAGGGATCTTCATTTGTGTATCAGTAGGTATCCAATGTGGGTTTGCTTTACAGTTGGATAATCATATGGGTATTGTTAATTCATGTTTACTACTataattctttcttttggtttctTCTGACTTGTGAGGCGTTTACTGATGACTGATAGAGAAAGGTATACACTAACATTATTAATAAGGGAGTGTTACATTATAAGTTTACtttgcatataatttttcttctaaaaccaaaaaaatgtatatattataCTATAGTGAGTTTCCTTTACTGAGGGACAGTTTAGGAAGagtttatttaattgaaactaaatttttttttttgttgaaaatattgtaaataaaactaaaatgtagttgaaatagtataatgaaactcataaatagtactaaaaagtacaataaaacttataaataatagtaaaaataaattaaataataaaaaaaataactttttagtaTGTGCCAAACGCACAGAGACTAGGAAAAGGTGCTGTTTAtttcttcttaaatttttaattttgggtcTGGGTTTTGATTAGGAAAGAGATAGCTTTGGTTTGTATAATTGATTGATTTaggttttggtgtatttttataa contains:
- the LOC126725847 gene encoding putative receptor-like protein kinase At1g80870 encodes the protein MKIPVNSMPICSSSFLVTKPNPLTSKNPNHPTMPSRPLAPTPSFTSPAPSFFTRTRVLFLTLTISASIVIFLSILYFLYHIWHSLVHRAKTIPFDSSAPLKLQRFSYRELKQATNAFDTANVIGKGGSGTVFRGILRDGKLIAIKRLDTLSLQSEREFQNELQILGGLRSPFLVTLLGYCVEKNKRVLVYEYMPNKSLQESLFGDGCLGLSWERRFDIILDVARALEFLHLGCDPPVIHGDIKPSNVLLDSECRARISDFGLSRIKVEGEFGVDLFSQDLGKSQELSGNLAAETPATATPVESAHEVDFALALQASSSSKNSKMSYNVRALNLNSSNYNANMANESDIKPCSAKGKEVSVVDIGGDDWNNRFVPYDDDFSSIYHSKELNCNAFSGVDEEADTKQWGKDWWWRQDGSGELCSKDYVMEWIGSQICPTTNPDWDEEKKSVPEQNNLDDSTPLDKLEDVNDPQLQEIGFEDLDKGLEKKESRGKRSRKKKQRKIQEWWKEEHLDEISKKSSKLKNLETKWRKGFKIPHFGLGRQFYFHRRKNFGEQCQNECDPNGEFSFRRGWKKKSSRSIGSDMWSGDLFSRELSSTTSMRGTLCYVAPEYGGCGYLMEKADIYSLGVLILVIVSGRRPLHVLASPMKLEKANLISWCRQLAQVGNVLELVDERLKDDYNKDQAGLCINLALTCLQKLPELRPDIGEIVKILKGEMDHPPLPLEFSPPPSSKLFSRSRRKQKSNAE